One segment of Rhodanobacter thiooxydans DNA contains the following:
- a CDS encoding acyl-CoA dehydrogenase, producing the protein MSVILTLLAALIASGACAYHRSSLRTWAIVTIVATLVVGLIVHAPWTMVILLIVELVIALPLLLVDFRRKQISLPLLKLFAKVTPKLSETEQTALEAGTVGFEGELFSGKPDWHELLKQPKPELSVEEQAFMDGPVEQLCAMIDDWQITHELADLPPNVWAFIKKNRFFGMIIPKQYGGLQFSALAHSAVLQKLSTMSATVSSTVAVPNSLGPAELLLHYGSEEQKNHYLPRLAVGEEIPCFALTGPYAGSDATSIPDVGIVCKQIVDGVETLGIRLSFDKRYITLAPVATVVGLAFRMFDPEHLLGDKEDLGITLALLPRSTPGLEIGRRHFPLNIPFQNGPVRGKDVFAPLSVLIGGPHMAGHGWRMLVECLSVGRAISLPSNATGGMRASALATGAYARMRKQFGLAVARFEGVEEALARIGGLTYATAALSRATAAAVDRGEKPAVPSAIAKYHATEWARQIASDTMDVHGGKAVQLGPKNYAGRGWSAVPIAITVEGANIMTRSLMIFGQGAIRCHPYVLKEMQALSIADRGEQLKTFDRLLFGHIGFGISNAVRSFAMGLAGSRIGETAGDAYTRRYYRKLNRYSAALALCADVFMGVLGGKLKFKEKLSARLGDVLSYLYIAGSMLKQYEDNGRPEADRPFLAWGFHECMWLIQNALDGAIRNFPVRPVAWLLRALVFPLGRREVPPSDRLGRRVAALLTAPNEALDRLTDWVYTTPTANNTIGRMKALLPDVIAAEPVDRKFGKALKAGQFASHDYLGQLAEAQQAGVISEAEADLLKRVREGVFEFISVDDFDTDELRAFKTRADAA; encoded by the coding sequence GCTGTTGAAGCTGTTCGCCAAGGTCACGCCGAAGCTGTCCGAGACCGAGCAGACCGCGCTGGAGGCCGGCACCGTCGGTTTCGAGGGCGAGCTGTTCTCCGGCAAGCCGGACTGGCACGAGCTGCTGAAGCAGCCCAAGCCCGAACTTTCGGTGGAGGAGCAGGCCTTCATGGACGGCCCGGTGGAACAGCTGTGCGCGATGATCGACGACTGGCAGATCACCCACGAGCTGGCTGACCTGCCGCCGAACGTGTGGGCGTTCATCAAGAAGAACCGCTTCTTCGGCATGATCATCCCGAAGCAGTACGGCGGCCTGCAGTTCTCCGCGCTGGCGCATTCGGCGGTGCTGCAGAAACTGTCCACCATGTCGGCGACGGTGTCCTCCACCGTGGCCGTGCCAAACTCGCTGGGTCCAGCCGAACTGCTCTTGCACTACGGCTCGGAAGAACAGAAGAACCACTACCTGCCGCGCCTGGCGGTGGGCGAGGAGATTCCCTGTTTCGCGCTGACCGGCCCATACGCCGGTTCCGACGCCACCTCGATCCCCGACGTCGGCATCGTTTGCAAGCAGATCGTCGACGGTGTCGAGACGCTCGGTATCAGGCTCAGCTTCGACAAGCGCTATATCACGCTGGCGCCGGTCGCCACCGTGGTCGGCCTGGCCTTCCGCATGTTCGACCCGGAGCACCTGCTAGGCGACAAGGAAGACCTCGGCATCACGCTGGCGCTACTGCCGCGCTCGACGCCGGGGCTGGAGATCGGCCGCCGCCACTTCCCGCTGAACATCCCGTTCCAGAACGGGCCGGTGCGCGGCAAGGACGTGTTCGCGCCGCTGTCGGTGCTGATCGGCGGGCCGCACATGGCCGGCCACGGTTGGCGCATGCTGGTCGAATGCCTGTCGGTGGGCCGCGCGATCTCGCTGCCGTCCAACGCCACCGGTGGCATGCGCGCCTCGGCGCTGGCCACCGGCGCGTACGCGCGCATGCGCAAGCAGTTTGGCCTGGCGGTGGCCCGCTTCGAGGGCGTCGAGGAAGCACTGGCGCGCATCGGCGGCCTCACCTACGCCACCGCCGCGCTGTCGCGCGCCACGGCGGCGGCGGTCGATCGCGGCGAGAAGCCGGCGGTGCCGTCGGCGATCGCCAAGTACCACGCCACCGAGTGGGCGCGGCAGATCGCCAGCGACACCATGGACGTACACGGCGGCAAGGCGGTGCAGCTGGGTCCGAAGAACTACGCCGGGCGTGGCTGGTCGGCGGTGCCGATCGCGATCACGGTGGAGGGCGCCAACATCATGACGCGCAGCCTGATGATCTTCGGCCAGGGCGCGATCCGCTGCCATCCCTACGTGCTGAAGGAAATGCAGGCGTTGTCGATCGCCGACCGCGGCGAGCAGCTGAAGACGTTCGACCGGCTGCTGTTCGGCCACATCGGCTTCGGCATCTCCAACGCGGTGCGCAGCTTCGCGATGGGACTGGCCGGGTCGCGCATTGGCGAGACTGCCGGCGATGCCTATACGCGTCGTTACTACCGCAAGTTGAACCGCTACTCCGCGGCGCTGGCGTTGTGCGCCGACGTGTTCATGGGTGTGCTCGGCGGCAAGCTGAAGTTCAAGGAAAAACTTTCCGCACGCCTGGGCGACGTGCTGAGCTACCTGTACATCGCCGGCAGCATGCTCAAGCAGTACGAGGACAACGGCCGGCCGGAGGCGGATCGCCCGTTCCTGGCCTGGGGTTTCCATGAGTGCATGTGGCTGATCCAGAACGCGCTGGATGGCGCGATCCGCAACTTCCCGGTGCGTCCGGTGGCGTGGCTGCTGCGCGCGCTGGTGTTCCCGCTGGGCCGGCGCGAGGTGCCGCCGTCCGACCGCCTGGGCCGCCGCGTGGCCGCGCTGCTCACCGCGCCGAACGAAGCGCTCGACCGCCTCACCGACTGGGTCTACACCACGCCCACGGCGAACAACACGATCGGCCGCATGAAGGCGCTGCTGCCCGACGTGATCGCCGCCGAGCCGGTCGACCGCAAGTTCGGCAAGGCGCTGAAGGCCGGCCAGTTCGCCTCGCACGACTACCTGGGCCAGCTCGCCGAGGCGCAGCAGGCCGGGGTGATTTCCGAAGCCGAGGCGGACCTGCTCAAGCGCGTGCGCGAGGGCGTGTTCGAGTTCATCTCGGTGGACGACTTCGATACCGACGAGCTGCGCGCGTTCAAGACGCGGGCGGATGCCGCGTAA